In the Breoghania sp. genome, CAAGTCGCTGAAGCGTCACCTGCGCACCCATTACGACATGACCCCCGAAGAATACCGCGAGAAGTGGGGCCTGCCGTCCGACTACCCGATGGTTGCTCCGAACTACGCCGCCGCCCGCTCCGACCTTGCCAAGAAGATGGGTCTGGGCCAGCAGCGTCGCCGCGGCAAGTAAGCAGCGCGGTTCCCTCGCGCGAGAGAGCGCCACGACGCCGGGAGGTTCGCCTCCCCCAACCGTCGGCACGGCGCCCTCGCCAGAGACCGGCAAAGCTCGCCAGGCATAATTTGAAAACCGCGGTGCATTGCGCCGCGGTTTTTCTTTTTCTGCCCCGTGGATGAGAAACCAGCCCAGGTTCCGGTTGCCCTGCATGGCGCGCCATCATGTCGGGCCCTCTTCCCGTGCGTTGTCCTTTCCCGTCCGCGTCGGCGTTGCGCGCAGCGAGCCGGGCCGAGGATCGGACGGTGAATGATCGCCTGCCTTGCTGGGCCGCGTGGTCCCGCGAAGAGCCCGCAACCCGTCGCATTCGGCCCGATAGGCCTGCAACAGGGCGATATGGCGGTTGAGATCGTAGCTCCAGTGTCCGGCCCTGCCGCGCCGGCGCTCACCCCTCAATGCACGCGCCAGTCGCGCAACAAGGGCCTTGCGACCAGCCTCGCCCTCTTCCGGCTCCCGTCCCGTCAATCGCCGCAAGATGCGTTGGCGAAGCGCAGCCGCGCACGCAGCGCTCCCGTCCTCGTCCCCCGCCCTGCCCTGCCCTTGCCGTTCATTCTGCTCGTCCTGCATGACACCTGCCGCCTTCCTGTCTGCGAAACACCGTCACGAGCATGACGCCGTTCCACAGAGCGGGAATAAGTACCTGGCAAGGCGCGGACCATGCCTTCCATCCCCGATCAGAGACTGCGGGGGCGAGGCCTGAAAGACCAGGCGCCCCCCCCTCGCCCAGACGGCGCAATGGCGCGGAATACCGGCGGATCCCCAACAATCCCGGATTAACCAAGGCAGGAAACTTATCCCCACCAACCCTCAGGCATTTTAACAGTATGTAGGCATCAATTCCTACAGGCACTTTTATTGCCAAACGTGTTTTTCAAAGACGGAGGGGTTCCATGATTACTGGACATTTCGATGCTTCGCTTCCGCATGTTTCGCGGGCACGCTCGCCGGGCGTCATGATCGAGAGCGCCGAGAATTGCCACCTCATTCAGGTCACAGTGGCGGCCATTTTCGGGATCACGCCGGATGCGCTTCGCGCTCCGACGCGCTCGCGCGCTCCAGTCGCCTTCGCGCGGCAGGTGGCCATGTATGTCGCCCATGTCAGCTTTGGCTATTCGCTGACGGAGGTCGGCCGCCTGTTCGGGCGCGACCGCACCACCGCGGGGCATGCCTGCCGCATGGTGGAGGACCGACGCGACGACCCCGCCTTTGACGACATGCTTGCCGCCATTGAAG is a window encoding:
- a CDS encoding helix-turn-helix domain-containing protein; the protein is MITGHFDASLPHVSRARSPGVMIESAENCHLIQVTVAAIFGITPDALRAPTRSRAPVAFARQVAMYVAHVSFGYSLTEVGRLFGRDRTTAGHACRMVEDRRDDPAFDDMLAAIEAAACACRDAAAGRWETMN